In the genome of Pagrus major chromosome 17, Pma_NU_1.0, the window tctttcatatttcatatgtcATGTGTGCTCGCCCACATGCAGGATAGGAAACGTCACACTCTGTCCACCAGGGGGTGTGCTGACGCAGTGAGATTGAAGGTTTTTTGCTTTGGCCGTCCTGATCTATCTTGGCCCGGTCTGTGTCGGTCCGCTGTAGAGGTTCCCTGGGGAAGGAATGTTCTAACATCTCTGACTCTTCATTTCACGCTTCATTTACCATCACACTCTCCCAAAACACTAACTGTgcatctgaatgtgtgtgtgtgtgtgtgtgtgtgtgtgtgtgtgtgcgctcaggGTCGTTCCCTCTCTCCATATACGTACTCTTCGTCTCACTCTTTCTCCCACACcagcaaacacaagcacaacacacagtcaCGCACATACTTAAAAGGTAAATGATAGTAGCAGCTTATATCTGCTGGAGTCACTAGGTGCTGTATTGTTCTCCAAGGGCAAGCAGAGCATAAGGAAGAATGGACCAGTGCTCTTATGCACAGTGATATGGATGGATGAaaggttttctctctctcacacacacacacacacacacacacacacactaagccTGTAACTGTTGTTTTACTTCTAAAGTCAATGCAATTACCTCTTTACTCTCTCTGCGGTGTATCAAATGTATGAATATGGCTAGGAGACGtgctgttaatgtgtgtgtgtgtgtgtgtgagagagagagagagagagagagagagagaaggagagagagaagggggagtAGTTATTGGAGACGCTGTAGCTCATAAAGCCCCTCAGTATCAATATAAACTTTCTCTACCGCTGCAGGGTAGGGGATCTCACAGCAAGGCGgtgctttattgtcattttacaaaaatgcttttatttttgcaatataAAAAACAGTTTGGATACTCCCGTTTATGTATCGCTGTAATGTATGGATTGACGTGAAATGTAATGGTCTTAAAATAAGCATTACACACTCCCAGGGGAGAGAGAACATTTACAAGTTCATTCAAAGTCATCCAAGATTATTTTTCCAGTCGGCGGTTGAAATTCACACAACAGCCCTCAGACAGTAAATTGGCTTTTGGAGCTGAGCCGGTGATATAATATCAGGTCTGAGACACAGGTTcaaagatacacacaaacacacacacacatcctttaGCACAGCAAAGCATTGAGTTGCATCACCGGCAGCCGTGTGAATGGATGGGCGCtatcattacacacacacaaacacaccacggTAGGTAGGCATGAATAGATGGTCTGTCTCAGATTGGTGAGATTGGTTCCATCCGTTGTGGAGAGGGGTGCAGGGTCACATCCCTCCTATTACCTCTCGCTGTCCAATGACACTTCATTCACCTGGATGTAGGTCTGGCAGCGCGCGATGGATGGAGCTAATCTGAGCAACAGAGAGGGATGGGAAGTCAGTAAaagtagatagatagatagatagatagatagatagatagatagatagatagatagatagatagatagatagatagatagatagatagatagatgctGCCTTAGATGTTGCCTACAAGTGAGAATATGATTATTACATGCATACATCCTGTGTATATACACCGCGTTCCAAATTATTATGCAAATGATATTGTTCTCTGATTTTCCTAAATAGTCGATGCAAATGACAGTCATCAACCGTTGGGGTATAAATCGAATTTTATTGAACAAACCTCCCAATgataacagtatttttttcaaaaataaaaaactcaaaatgcaCTGTTCCAAATGATTATGCACAACAGagtttcaaaacattttatagGTTGTAAAGAACTGAAAATGGTCATTTGTTGAATTTGCAGCATTAGGAGGTCATATATACTGAAATCAAAAGATATTTCAATCAAAAACATCTTAACAGGCCAAGTTACATGTTAACATAAGATCCCTTCTTTGATATCACCTTCACAATTCTTGCATTCATTGAACTTGTGAGTTTTTGGAGAGTTTCTGCTTGAATTTCTTTGCAGGATGTCAGAATAGCCTCCCAGAGCTGCTGTTTTGATGCGAACTGCCTCCCACCTTCATAGATCTTTTGCTTGAGGATGCTCCAAAGGTTCTCAATAGGGTTGATGTCAGGGGAGGATGGGGGGCACACCATGAGTTTCTCTCCTTTTATGCCCATAGCAGCCAATGACACAGAGGTATTATTTGCAGCATGAGATGGTGCATTGTCATGCATGAAGATGATTTTGCTATGGAAGGCACGGTTCTTCTTTTTGTACCATGGAAGAAAGTGGTCAGTCAGAAACTATATACTTTGCCGATTATACCATTTTCACACCTTCAGGGACCCTAAAGGGGCCTACCAGCTCTCGCCCCATGATTCCAGCCCAAAATGTGACTCCGCCACCTCCTTGCTGACGTCGCAGCCTTGTTGGGACATGGTGGCCATCCACCAACCATCCACTACTCCATCCATCTGGACCATCCAGGGTTGCACAGCACTCATCAGTAAACAAGATTGTTTGAAAATTAGTCTTCATGTATTTCTGGGCCCACTGCAACCGTTTCTGCTTGTGAGCATTGGTTAGGGGTGGCCGAATAGTAGGTTTATGCACAACTGCAAGCCTCTGGAGGATCCTACACCTTGAGGTTTGTGGGACTCAAGAGGCACCAGCAGCTTCAAATACCTGTTTGCTGCTTTGTTATGGCATTTTAGCAGCTGCTCTCTTAATCCGATGAATTTGTCTGGCAGAAACCTTCCTCATTATGCCTTTATCTGCACGAACCCGTCTGTGCCACAAATCTCTTCACAGTACGATGATCACGCTTAAGTTTTCGTGAAATATCTAATGTTTTCATACCTTGTCCAAGGCATTGCACTATTTGACGCTTTTCGGCAGCAGAGAGATCCTTTTTCTTTCCCATATTGCTTGGAACCTGTGGCCTGCTTAATAATGTGGAACATCCTTCTTAAGTAGTTTTCCTTTAATTGGGCTCACCTGGCAAACTAATTATCACAGGTGTCTGAGATTGATTTCAGTTATCCAAAGAGCCCTGAGACACAATACCATCCATGAGtttaattgaaaaacaaaaaacaaaatgtttatgaCACTTAAATCCAATTTGCATAATAATTTGGAACGCGGTGTATGTAAATATTGGTTTGAAACATATATGAAATCCCtttgtatatgtacatgtatgaaAAATATCTATATATTGAATTTTTATATGGAATTATATACTGCAGTCGCACATGTTAACATTATGTAATTCATAATAACGAATGTAAAATGGAAGTAACATGTATGAATTACACATATTAAGATGTACATGATTTacatgcatacagtatatgtggcCTACAGTACATATATTTGTTATATGTATACATAATCATATATGTGACAAGGAAGCCAAAATATGTGatttacatacataaacatacacatttGTGTAATTGGTTTCATATATGGTttgtacatacatttacatacatttcataAATGGGAAATTGTACACCGCATACTGGTAAATACACAGTTTTGGTGGTGGTTAAGTGATTTCTTTGAAAGATGTGGTAGCAATGAAGCAAGCAATGAAGCAATGAAAAGTGATCCACAGTTTAGTACGTCGACTTCTGTTGTACTGACTGTGtgaagagtttttaaaaaagtgaactCATAGCCAAAAAAAACTAGTCGCTATAAATATCTAAATGAATGGACTCGTCTGTTGCCAAACAAGAGGCTACgtgtgttttcagaaacacaatACGAATGTGCCAGAAACCCCTGGACCTCAAACAAGCTGAGCTGGAGGTCAGCAGATAATGTAATAGCCAGTGTCTGTTATTTTCTACAGGCAACAGTCACAGCAGGCGACTTTTACACTTACAAACCGGCCTGAACAGaaccccttcttcttcttcttcttctctccagaAACAGAGCATGCTTGTGAGTGCGGGTATGACACAAACATacaaggagagagacagatggactgACAGAAGTCTCATCAATCAAAGACCAAAGCAGAGTGCTAATCCTCCAGCCAACAGAGATAGAAGGGGAGCCcggtgaggagagagaagacagggAAGGTGAGGAGGGGAGATAGGAGCGGACAGGACAGGAAAATGGAGAGAAGGTGGAGGACGGAGAGGAGACGCCGAACGTGGCCCGTTGAAGGACAATCATTGTCTATCAACATGAAGAATTACCTTTCTCTCCGTCCCTTATGCCCACATGagagcacacgcacacacacagaggaacaagTTGACCTGTGAGGGAACACTGATGGAATCTTCAGTGGGATTAACAGGGATTTAGCCCAGTGTAATGATATCTGAATGAGTTGATTAGCTATCTGATGACACTTTGCTGTTTGACCTCCACAGCCCAATAACAACTGGTAACTCATCACATTCACCCGGGCTGCATTCAAACAGGGAGagcggaaaaaaaaaatatcggACTCCTTGAGGCAACGATCTGTGCTTTCTCTCAGCTAAATGAACCATgaaactgtgtcactgtgtgggCAGCCATAGCATGATCAGTTATGGTTGAACATCAGTTTTTCATGTGGTTTGCTCCCGTTAAGAGGGGGACAAATCACACGAGCGGTGACAAAGTACGGCCATGAAGGTGGTGAAGGTCAAAGGCTTCCCAAGAAGACAGAAGTGCATGAACAAAGACAAGCGGTGATTAAAGACGACCACACACACGGAGATATTGTGAGGATGTTGGAGGGAAAAGGGGCAGGAGAGCTTCCCAAGCATCACTGATGCTTGGCCTATTACAAGGCGGGGAAAAAACCTTTAAtgaaaaagtttgacattttgggaaatatacgtatttgctttcttgctgagagttagataagaGGATTGATAACACTTTCTCATCTATATGATAAACATAAAGCTGGAGTCAACAGCTGGTCAGTTTATCATGGCATAAAGACCAATGCTGCCTTCAGAAGGGGATGTGTTTACAGTGTTAAAGAGTTCATGACGCCCCACTCTTGTTGTCTCACAACCTCGTATGTTGATATTTTCTTAAAGCTTTGAGTTTTTTGACTATTAAGTGACTTTTTCATAAATGGCAGAGGCTGTGgaagtttattttttggtgGATGGTAAGTTTAAGCTGCTGTAAGGGTTGTCATCGCATGAAGGTAAACAGGAGGATCCCGCTCTCTGCACGTTTATGAGCccctttatggagttctctgtcctgattggataaagtaggcagggataccagaaaatgtattttctctttaactgcatgagcaggaggagagacatgagtTACTGAGcaaacactctgtaacagtgGTTACTCTtagaatatagagctatttaacatatattttaataaaaatatatcacttacagcagctttaatacaTTGTAATTTTGGTCATACAgagtttttctttgtaatttcACCATATGTCTGAGGAAAATGTTACTATTCCAAACAGACTCATCTTTTTGATGCCTTTTCATTTCCTACAATACGTTACCTGCTTGATTTACGTTGTGCAGACGAGAATTTGAGAGCACTTGGAGCtctgttcattttgttttctttcttttttgttacgGGTCTACCTGCTCATTTTCATTTGGCTGTTCAGTGTCATGTTGAAGCTGCTGCAGTCCAAGTCCACCATAAACACTGTGCCTTAACTGCTGAAGCGAAATCATTGATGGCACATCAAAGTAGCATCTAACAAATTCTGACTGTTACTACTTTGTTAGCAGGGAGTAAAGAAGTTCACCGAGCTACTTCTGCTGTTCCAATAGgtcaaaaacataaatatgaaagTTCCCCTGCTGCCTCAGCAGGCACTGGAGTCGGTCTATCGATCAGCTCACCAGAGCCAGTGCTGCAGTCCATTTCTCTGACTTGACATTTGAGGAGAGTTCTCATGAATTTTTCTCATATATTTTAAGAAATCAGACATGTCAGATGATTAATGCAACATGGCTCCTACCAACTGCTTTTCCCCAACTTCTTGTCAAAGGCTTGTGCTTCTCCAGCGAGACAGCTTTGTGGATCTGATCCGCTCGTTTAGCAATAACTTCAGAAAAATCAAATGTGCTCATTTGTCCGGCAAATACACCTGTAGACGCTTCATTTGTCAAATGATGAtgcttcagtcagtcagtaagcccaatgaaaaacaggtgaaaaagCAGTCCTATATCATTACTGTCTGTAGTCATTATACAGCACAGATGCTCCATCATCACtaaaatgttacaaaatgacaaaaacccGCGGGCAGAGAGGACCTAAATGAGCACCAACCTGAAGTTTGTTCACCGGCTGCATCTCCCCAGCGTCAGAGAAACTTGCTGGCAGAAGTTCAGCAAAGTATACATCGACTGGAAAATATTATCGACAGAGGAGTGACTCATTGGTTTCAtcagttggtgtgtgtgttctctgaaaacacacatcttgTAAAATGCAGCAGGTGCCAAATCCTCCATCAGAGGAAGATGAGCTGGTTTATGCACATCACAATCAATTTATAATGACGGTTATTATGTGATTGAACTGTAGTCCTAAGTTGTTTACATCCATTTCTGTGCCCATGCGGAAACTTGTAGTGATCATTATCAGCCTGcttaaatcagtgttttaataAAGTGTATATGCCACTTTTATGAAGATGTTTGCCAGCTAAACATTGacagtatttacaatatttacagtGTTTACTATGAGCTGCTGATGTGTGGTAGGCAGTCAGAACTGAGATCAGTACATGTGGATAAATCCCAGACGTTGCTCAGAAATGGACACAATTGTGCGACCTGACATGACTCATTATGGTACCCAACAGCAAGGCTGGATGGCAGAATAAACAGAGCTCTGGCGCACCCAGGTGGTGACTTCAAGGCCAGGTGTACCTGCAGGATTTGTCAGCCACATGAGGAGTTCAATTTGGCTCATTTATTGCATGTTAGTGTGTTTCCATGTATTTTGGATCAGGTAGACCCAGTTAAGCAGACAAAtgcaataaatatttaaagataGACATTCATATCACAGGACTTTTAATAATGACGTGCAGTCCTTAAATCCTAATCTATTCCTGACTGTAAGCATAGCCCTTAAGACAAACTGTACACTTTCTTAGTTGGACAAAGGTGGCATAGATGCCCAAAAATGTAAGAGTGCAACACACATGCTtgcagacacactcacagacgCACTCTAGTGGGTCGTGTGCTTGGGTAGCAGAAAGCCCTGGCACTGTTCATTAATCACTATGTTGAGGTTTTGATGCCACAGCAGGAATGGAAATGCTGGTCTGACTCTCATAGATATACTATACTGCCTCCATCAGCTTTGCTAAAAGTCCAGAGCAGGGGGAAATTAACACTCAGGCGTAAGTAAGACTGCTGCTCATTTGCAGAAAagctactgtatgtttgtatttctgCAACATGTCGCCCTGTACAACAGTGTCACCTATTTCTGTTtatcttaaaggagacatattatgctattttccaggttcatcattttgttttgggttactactagaaacAGGTTTACtttacatcagttttctcacactgtccgGTGTAGCAGCTCTGTATTACccttctgtctgaaacactctgttttagctcctgtctcgTTAACgtcccccctcctgaatacccagtctgctctgattggtcagctcacacgactgacccagcaccgctaacaacaacagagcagctatgCTAAATCAgttcttacgtgccaaactagccgcgaggcataaattatacaaatatgTGACTCAgagtagtgtgatgtcacaaagtcacagaattaaaggcggggctactgacaaggcgtttcaggagcagtgttttctgtgggaaagaggagcttgggttgggtttttttaactttcaagacattttaaatgcacaagAACCCATAAagcacaggaagaaaaacaacaaaaaagcataatatgtccTTTAATAGATTTTAGGACCTTAAGGCACAGAAGAATATATTGTATAAACCTGTATATAAAGGCAGTATTTGTTAATAGGATCAATTTATTGTTAATATGACCTTCAGTATGTGGAATTCTACCAGCATTATCCTTAAATGGTAACACATACAGCTGGGCTGTGGTGAATAAAGACAACCATGTggtgtgttttgtatgtaaataaagCTTTAACAGAGAACTGTAGGAGCCGGAGAATTATTTATTATCCTGGAAAGCATGTCTCCCCATTGCAGCAGGGAGGGACTCGTAGCTCAGTGGTTTAAGAGGTAGAGTTATTGAGGATGCaggtttatttttactcaagcTCCTGATCCTCAATAATTGTTCTGGTGCCTTTATTCTTTGTTTGTGCATAATAGGAATCAATGGCATGAGAAATGCTCTGGTCCTCATTCAtcaagtttgtgtgtgaaagcgTAAAATACACCATGTAAATGATCCTGGATGCCTGCCATGTGTGATTAATGAGACATGCTTACTCCACCAGTCAGAGAGCAGATCATATATCAAATGCAGCTGTGGAATTAAAAGCATGTGGAACCAATTCTACATTTACATATGACACACATGAAATCGGTCCCACTCCGTGACTCTTGGCCCAGCTACATTTACATAGACTTACATACACGCAGGCTAATGCAAGAATCAGTCACGCAGGCCTACAGTCACAGGTATGGAAGTTCTGGTTAGGATTTCATTGTCAAAAGTCGTATTTTATATCCAACAAGAGTGATTAAAACAAATTTCAGCAAGTAATTTTGTCCCTCTCGGCAGGAAATGCATATGTTTATTCAGGGTTCAAATTCAAGTTGGCTTTAACAGGCTCCTTATGAAAACAGTTCATCTGAAGTAGACAAACATCTTCCAACAGCTTTGTTACTTTTCTCTTCACCCACTGATTTTACACCACTGGAAACAGATGTTCGACCACAAGGGGGCAtctgagcagcagtgtttgtaaTCATACTTCAAAAACAACTGTATGTCCTCCAAAGCTCAAGCTGCCAAACCTTCCCCTGAGGGAAGGAACACTTAATGAGAAAACATCATAAATGACACTAGGAAATGTCTTTTAACAAATAAGAACAATTCAATTTTATTGATTGCTTTAGAATGAACTCAAACACTTCCATGTTCCATGTTttaagtagtaaaaaaaaacagacatttcacatttcatgcaTTCATTTTGTCGCACAGTAACACCTTCTCATCTTCTTGAAGACAGTCGTGCAAATATTTAGCAGTGCCCAGCCTGTGAGCTCCAGCAGTCCTTTCAGCAGCTTGTGCTCTCTCGCTGTCAGTCTCTCTGCTGACCCAAAAGCTTCCTACACTGACATGAGTTCAGTTCTGGATGGAAATCGTTTCAGATTTCAATCCTTGTTCAGCTGTCAGGGTACGATGCAAGTCGCCTTTCGAAGAGCTAGGTAGCCCGTAACAACATCAGTGGGGAGGAGGCGGATGTAGGAGAACTCCTCAGAGGATGTGAAGCGTAGTTTTGTCTGAGGGTCTGTGTAGTTGGCCTGAGGAAAGACAAGAGAGAGGATTCAGCGTATGCTTCGTGTGtgactttaaagtcattttgtttattgtgcaATGAGGACTTTTAGCAAAGTGATCACTCACAGGAAGCCCAGAGATGTCAGAGTATTTCTTGGTTGGCTTCAAGGAGGGAGGGGCGTCAATGCTGTAGTCTGTGAacacagaaacagctgattAAACTTTACTATTATTAACTTTCTTGTTAAAGTAATGCAGACACATCATGGCAGTCtcatatataatgtaataatattatACAGCTTTGACATACAGCAAGGAACAGCAAAGAGCAAGATGTAGGGTGAGACTTTCAAAGCCTTCCTTTGACTAAAACATGACCTAAAACctaaaaatgaattttaatatGCATTTAACTAAGCAAAACTAAATGTTATAGTTTCTTGACACAATTTGCTGTTCATGAGATTCAGTTTCAAATACAACATCTATAAAATAAAGCCTCTTTTATTCAtataaactaaaatataaacacagatgTGGTAGAATTTTGAATACAAAAGCTTACAGTTGGGATCACTGAGCTTCCAGGGTAAAGTCCGCTCCAAAGCCAGGATCTGCTTGAGATTCTTCCAGGTCCTGTTCTTTTTACCTGCTGCTGCCCCGCCGATCCCAGAATGCTGCCAAGATTAAGAGAGGAAACACGGGGCAGAAATTGAGGGACACGCAACAGCAGCAGATAAACTTAATGACCCAGATGGACACAGTCACTCACCATGAACTTGGGGTCTCTGAACGGTGGAGGCTTTGCtgtggactctgtggtggcggTCGGGCCGCCGTCAGCTGTTGCCACCGCCTTCACCTCAGCCACCGACTCCACTGCTGCTACCTGATGAAACGTGAAAGACAACACCTCTTCAGACAAACAGTTATCACATCTGAGTCTGAGCTACTTGTTTCACATGTTTGTTGAATGTAAACAAAGACGACTCTTGGCTAAACACAGTGTAACATGAACCACAAAGATACAACTGAATGACTCAGAAAGCTCAtgtgtacttaaaggtgcactatgtagttttggggaagaaattttaatgagaagaCAAAAaccttcattgactgatttttttatacgacatcatttcatactgttttactttgtttatatttgatggaccctgccacctttctggcttcaaacagtctttctggtgaccttattttcctcaacagcttttttattcagttatggataaACAAAGTCCTAAGTAAACATATCAGTCGATCCCGAATAACAATACACTGAATATATCAGTTAGTTTtgaaattttaaatattttttcatgttgagCTCCaatgaaagcagtaaaataatatatttgtgGGCGTCATTAATaccaacaaccaccactgtAATCACAAATACTGcattttttcagcattttgaCTTTCTATTTCATAATTGTGTCTTTCTATCTGATCATTTTGAATTAGTATCTCATGATATGACTTACCATGGGGAAAAAACAATTCATCAAGCctaattttcatctttttctttctttaagcGGCAGAAATGTACTGCCATGAatgtggcagggtctgccacaaTGTGAagtctcttccttttttctctctctcttacagaAAGCACCTCTGTTGGCCTGATATTTATTAATTCATCCATCTCCCCTCTAACGTTAGTTATTTTTGAGACCACCACAACATTAAGATAAGTGAActctgctctgagctgctgttcaGTAGTTACACTACATTACAGTCGTGTCAGCTGCtccctgcagacagacacagtgtaACAAATAACATTACTGCTCATTAAATAAGAATAGTCCATACAGTAGAGTGTAAATGATCGATCTGGACACTAATGGACGGATGAATCGATgacctgtgtctgtgtctgtgttgttgctgcagctgtcagctgtcctttcttcttcttgctgctgctgctgctcccggCAGCCTGCGGAGCGGCACAGACAGCCGGACTGCCGGGACGTTTCTTCCCCCGGACAGCGGCAGAGCTGGCGGCTGTCGGCGGGGCTCTGACGGTTATGGGGATCTGAGATGCCATTTGTGGTTGTAATAAACGATTAAAACGCACCTTCCTCCTACCGTACGTAGCATTAACATTAGCCGTCCGAGGTAGTAAACATCGCTCGACCCGGATATGGAAGTGTTTCACTTCCGGTGGTATCTTAGGAACGAAATCGTTAAAACAgctaatatttattatttatcttaGTTAAAAACATGTGTAactgcaaaaataaacagattttttaaagtgatttgaTAGATCTTTGGGCAGCTCagcattatatatatttttgggaGATTTTCATGTCAATTATTTGTGCAGTTATGGTAATTGATAATGAAACTTACTTATTCACTCACATCCTGCAACTTTTGGAAGAAACTAAAACCATAA includes:
- the ino80c gene encoding INO80 complex subunit C, coding for MASQIPITVRAPPTAASSAAVRGKKRPGSPAVCAAPQAAGSSSSSKKKKGQLTAAATTQTQTQVAAVESVAEVKAVATADGGPTATTESTAKPPPFRDPKFMHSGIGGAAAGKKNRTWKNLKQILALERTLPWKLSDPNYYSIDAPPSLKPTKKYSDISGLPANYTDPQTKLRFTSSEEFSYIRLLPTDVVTGYLALRKATCIVP